CGTTGGTCGGTTATTAGGATGCTTACGCATAGGTGACTGGGTGGGGAATGCTAATGCTAGTCATGTTTAGCACCGGTAGTGGTTATTTCTTTGCTTGCATATGCATGGAATTTGGATGGGCTGTGTCATAAAGTTTTGTAGTTAAATAGCATAAGTATATCAAACTTGATCAACTTGTCGTTCTTTTTGAGTTAACTGAagttagttttttgttttcttgttattAGTAGATACTATGCAAAGCCGTTATCCATGTTTATGATGCTGATGTGTATTTGTACATGGAACAGTGTTCGTTTGTTGAGCATCGGAACTACAAAATTGTGTACAGGCGCTATGCTTCGTTGTTTTTCCTTGTTGGAGTTGACAATGATGAAGTAAGTtactcaaaacacaaacctgTTCTTTTGATGCCTCCAACCGTGTCTTCCAATCGTTGTTTCCCTCTTGTCATTTCCATTGCAGAATGAGCTTGCAATTTTGGAGTTCATACATCTGTTGGTTGAGACTATGGACCGCCATTTCGGCAATGTGGTAAGCTCCTCTTCCAGAAACAGAGTGCGTAGTTACCTTTTCTTGTAACTTCCGAGCTAAACCAACATTTTCTTGGTATTTACTTCCGACTTTTGTTTTCCTACTCTTGAATTTGCAGTGTGAACTAGACATCATGTTCCATTTGGAGAAAGCGCATTTCATGCTAGAAGAAATGGTCATGAATGGATGCATTGTTGAGACGAACAAGTCTAGCATTCTGGCACCGATACAGCTGATGGACAAGATGAATTAGAGAGATGCCATTTTAGATGCTAGTTT
Above is a window of Malus sylvestris chromosome 15, drMalSylv7.2, whole genome shotgun sequence DNA encoding:
- the LOC126604034 gene encoding AP-4 complex subunit sigma-like, whose amino-acid sequence is MGIRFILMVNKQGQTRLAQYYEYLTLEERRALEPEIVRKCLARTEQQCSFVEHRNYKIVYRRYASLFFLVGVDNDENELAILEFIHLLVETMDRHFGNVCELDIMFHLEKAHFMLEEMVMNGCIVETNKSSILAPIQLMDKMN